The Methanomassiliicoccales archaeon genome includes the window CAGATACGGACTTCAAAGGACGTGGTGAAACTCCCCTTTATGTACAAAAAGGATCTTAGAGAGCTGGAGCCTGAAAGACTCTTCTTGGCATCGAATAGAGAACTGGTGCGCTATCATGCCTCCTCAGGTACCACTGGGCACCCCACCATAGTGGGCTATACTCAAAATGATGTAAACAACTGGACGGAATCGGTCGCGCGCGCCCTTGCCTCCGCCGGCATCGGTCAGGATGACATCCTACAAGTGGCCTATACATACGGACTCTTCACGGGAGGATTGGGTCTTCATTATGGGGCTGAACGCTTAGGCTGCACGGTGGTTCCAGCCAGCACAGGAAACTCCGAGAGGCAACTGGATATGATAAAGCGACTTGGCGTCACGGCCATCGCCTGCACGCCATCATACCTCATGCACTTGGGTGAGGTAGCGGAGAAGAAAGGCATCGATTTCAAGCGAGATACGAAGTTAAGATTAGGCATTCTAGGAGCAGAACCCTGGTCAGAGGGAATGCGCGAACGGATGCGAGAATGGCTAGGCGTCAAAGGCATTAACATTTACGGAACCAGCGAGCTCTCGGGCCCCCTGTGGTGCGAGTGCGCAGAACAGAAGGGGATGCACGTTTGGAGCGATCAGACCTTGATAGAGATAATAGATCCAGATACAGGAGAGCAACTGGGCCCAGGGGAAAAAGGCGAGCTCGTGGTGACCATGTTGCTTAAGGAGGCAGTCCCCATCGTCCGTTATCGAACTGGGGATATTTCCACTATTGATGTAGAGGGGTGTCCCTGCGGACGCGACCATCCCCGCCTGGGCAGGATAACAGGCCGGGTGGACGACATGTTCATCATACGCGGTATAAATGTGTTCCCCTCGCAGGTGGAGTATGTTCTGATGTCCAACCCAGAGCTCGGCAACGAGTTCCAGATAGTGGTTGACAGAAGGGGAGCGCTGGATGAGATGCTGGTG containing:
- a CDS encoding phenylacetate--CoA ligase; the encoded protein is MAAWNPKMEFMPREELERLQSKLLKALVHRMYDYSPFYRERMDAAKVHPDQIRTSKDVVKLPFMYKKDLRELEPERLFLASNRELVRYHASSGTTGHPTIVGYTQNDVNNWTESVARALASAGIGQDDILQVAYTYGLFTGGLGLHYGAERLGCTVVPASTGNSERQLDMIKRLGVTAIACTPSYLMHLGEVAEKKGIDFKRDTKLRLGILGAEPWSEGMRERMREWLGVKGINIYGTSELSGPLWCECAEQKGMHVWSDQTLIEIIDPDTGEQLGPGEKGELVVTMLLKEAVPIVRYRTGDISTIDVEGCPCGRDHPRLGRITGRVDDMFIIRGINVFPSQVEYVLMSNPELGNEFQIVVDRRGALDEMLVRVELKPESFQDNVAKLESLKTRIHERLKNVLSVSAEVELLEPGSLPRFEGKAKRVIDKRKIQ